The genomic window CTCATATCCCGTTAATGAGTACATTATGAATCGGGAGTTTCATTGATTAGCTTCGAACCAAGAGGTGttaatttgtaatttttttgaataattaaattttttaaatttgtgaAATCTTCAtgcatttttaattctttgaAAGCAAGGAGAACAAAGCTAAGtgtattcatatttatttcaagtgcgttttctttttcttgcAAGGTTATTAATTCAGCATATAAAGAAATGataatatcatattttttggaATTCATACATGATATCATAGTGTTGTTGTATAGCATTAATAAGTCATTCCCTGAGACTGCTAATAATTTGGCGATCCTTAAGACGTAAATggcataattatatataccacaatttttaaaagcattaattgtatataaaaatggtagaatgtttttattgtttaataattttttcacttgcatttctttaaataacTTGAAAGATTTTTCATAATCATCTATATTTCCGTATACTTGTAAAAGAATTTGATATGATATACTATTTGGTGTTAGTAACAGTTCATCAAATTCATTATTCCATATATCttcaataatattaattttgttataaatacttaaggcttttaatacattatttaaaatattaacattcagatttttttttaaattaggatcatcttttaatttattataatactcTAGACATTTCTGATagtttccattttttcctaacaaatcaaaaatattttcatatacaaaaatagaGGGTAAATACTTGTCACTGTTTAGTAAttcttcaaaatattttattccttGTTCAAGTAAATTGGACATATTACATGCAAATATTACATTAGCATATTCACTATATTGAATTTTACTACTAGCTTTTtccgtattttttattttttgacttatttctttaaaatgtGTATTATAACCACTATTTTCTATTTCAGTGCCTTCTTCGACTAATTCATTTTGCGCAAAGGCATCTTTCcatttttccaatttttccttatcattatttatatttatatttttcatttcttcaaCAAAGGGATCGTTTCTaagtttttcaaaaaattcaaTCGCTTTAAATCCATTACccatttttgaaaaacaaCTAATCATAAGAGCGTAAATTTCATAAGTAGGAGTAAGTTTATCCGTTTCTATCATTTCctcaaaaattatttcagcATTTTCAGCTAAATGATATTTCTCACACAGACTtagaattaatttataagaCACTAAGTCtggttttatattttttcttttcatcgTTTCTAGTAAGTCTAAAACAGTTACTAAGcaaccttttttttcaactgCAGATATTGCAGCATTGAAAGCTAAGGTAGTTGCATCCACCTCTTTACTAGAATATATCAAATTCATTACTTTGATCCAGTCCATATTTAAAGGAATTAAACTTTGCTCTActtctttttcgttttttttttttactaatatatCATCATTTATGTCaacattattatcatttccttctttctcctttttattactgtataaatgtatttttctaatattatttctttttaagaTGCCAtcttttttctcctttttaaataaacctGTAGTAgaaataattcttttcttcctatttttatctacaatatttattacattgaCAGAATAGTTATTTAAGAAGAAAACATTATTTCTCTTCTTACATTTCAGCTTCATACATAAAACACtttctattatataaaacacaTAACAGCAGTAAGCTAATTTCATCTATTGTAGAAAATTTGACGCATAAATGTGTGTTTGTTTATATACCGCTCTGATCACTAATACACATGGCTAACCTTTTGTTAGTTACTCAACCATAAGGGTACCTTTGCTGAGTACTTTCTGTAatagttaaaatttttttttttttaccgaAAGAGGGGAAGAAAGCTAATTTATTTCCGATGAGTGCTACcacacataaatattaacGCATCGTGCAGCTCTAGTTAAATGTACCTAAATTaatgtatgaatatatttgcatattcTAATGCAAACTAAAGTCAGATCGATGCGGTTGcccacaaaaaaaaattcgtaCTTAGGAATATGTCAAGAAATGATTTTCTAAGATTCCCACAAAGggattgaaaatttttttttaaaatatagttaATGTTTGATGtaaatcatataaaaaaattaaaagtgtacataaataaaaaaaaggaataagtATTACGAGGATATGTACGCAAAAATCGatgtataattaattttccCTGGTTTTGAAAGTATGCAAAAAGTtatggggaaaaaaaaaataaaaaaaaaaaatatacaaatacatatatatatatacatagatacATGCGCGCTCCCCGATAGTGCGCAAGCACAAATATACTACAcgtttaattcttttatgcgaactaaattttatttcaagGCTATACGCTTAAGGTAAAAAAAGCTGTTAAATCTGCtggaaaaatgaagaaatcactttttttgttatttttatttaactgattaaaaaaattgaaaataaaaaaattcccacacaaaaaaaaaaaaaaaaaaatacaaacgT from Plasmodium malariae genome assembly, chromosome: 13 includes these protein-coding regions:
- the PPR gene encoding pentatricopeptide repeat domain-containing protein, putative → MKLAYCCYVFYIIESVLCMKLKCKKRNNVFFLNNYSVNVINIVDKNRKKRIISTTGLFKKEKKDGILKRNNIRKIHLYSNKKEKEGNDNNVDINDDILVKKKNEKEVEQSLIPLNMDWIKVMNLIYSSKEVDATTLAFNAAISAVEKKGCLVTVLDLLETMKRKNIKPDLVSYKLILSLCEKYHLAENAEIIFEEMIETDKLTPTYEIYALMISCFSKMGNGFKAIEFFEKLRNDPFVEEMKNININNDKEKLEKWKDAFAQNELVEEGTEIENSGYNTHFKEISQKIKNTEKASSKIQYSEYANVIFACNMSNLLEQGIKYFEELLNSDKYLPSIFVYENIFDLLGKNGNYQKCLEYYNKLKDDPNLKKNLNVNILNNVLKALSIYNKINIIEDIWNNEFDELLLTPNSISYQILLQVYGNIDDYEKSFKLFKEMQVKKLLNNKNILPFLYTINAFKNCGIYNYAIYVLRIAKLLAVSGNDLLMLYNNTMISCMNSKKYDIIISLYAELITLQEKENALEINMNTLSFVLLAFKELKMHEDFTNLKNLIIQKNYKLTPLGSKLINETPDS